GCCCACGGCGCGGGGAAGCCTCCCGCGGTCGGGTCGATCATCACGAGCGATGCGGCGATCCCCCCGACACCTGCCCACTGCATCGCGACGCCGACCGGACGAGGGATGCCGCGGAGCACCGGCACGAGCCCGGCGACAACGGCACCTGCGGCCAGTTCCCATGCGCGCGTGAGCGTCGAGAAGTACGCGATGGTGGGCTGCGTGTGCGTCTGCACGAGCGCCCACGCGAAGGACCCGGCGACGATCGCAGCCGCCACGATGACGACGAGGCGCCCCACGCGCCGGCGCCCGACCGCGGCGACTCCGAGGAGGAGCGCCGCCGGCCAGACGAGGTAGAACTGCTCCTCGATCGACAACGACCAGAAGTGCTGCAGTGGCGAGACCGCGCCGGTGTCGGCGAAGTAGTCGGTGCCCTGAGCCGCGAAGTTCCAGTTCGAGGCGAAGACGGCCGCCCAGGCGGCATCCCACAGCGTCTGCTCGCCGCGGACACGGTTGAACACAAACCAGCCCGCCGCCCCGACGGCGATCAGGACGACAAGCGCCGCGGGCAGCAGGCGGCGCGCGCGACGCGCGTAGAACCGGACGAGCGAGACGCGTCCGCTCTCGCGCGCCTCGCGCAGCAGCATCCCTGTGATGAGGAAGCCCGACACGACGAAGAACACATCGACACCCAGCGCGCCGCCCGTGGGCCACCCCGCGGCATGCGCGCCGATCACCGCGACGACGGCGAGGGCGCGGAGGCCCTGGATGTCGCGGCGCGGTGCGAGGGGGGTGGGAACGTCGGAGTGCATTTCGAGAGCCGACGGAGAGTCTATGGGATCGGTCCCACGCCTCTCGCCGGCAGGTCAGTCCGCCTCGACGATGACGTCGTCTCCCACACGGATGACGCCGCCGCCGTCGGCTGGCAGGAGCAGGATGCCGAGGGTCGGCTCGTCGTGTCCGGACTCGGCCGTGAGCACCCGCAGCAGGCGGGCGTCCCGCTGACCCGTGTCGGGGTTCGCGGCGATGGCGGCGCACCGGCCGATCGGCCGCTGCACGTCGAACGCCACCTCTCCGATGCGGACGCGCCCCGTCCAGTCGAGCTCCGCCCAGGGCGCGACGCCCGAGACGACGATGTTCGACCGGAACCGCCGGTCGTCGACGGGGGCAGGCGTGACGGCGGCGACCGCGGCGACGGAGGCAGCGGCGTGCAGCGACACGTACCCGCGGGCACGGTCCTGGAATCGGGCTGAGCGACCGTCGCCGACGAGCCGCAGCGGAAGGACGCCGTCTCGCTGCAGGAGCCGCGCGTCGGAGGACTGCTCGAGGAAGGCGGTGATGGCCACCTCGAGTTCACGCCGCCCCGGCTCGTCGAGACCCGCCTCGGCCAGCAGCCGGTCGCCCTCGCTCATGCGGACGAGCCCGGTCTGCGGGTCGAAAGCGACGCGCACGCGCGCGATCGAGGGGAAGTCCATGAGCGCGAGGCCGCGGCTCTTCGGCCATGACTCGAGGCCGTCGGCGTCCTCGGGTTCCGTCGCGTCCGCGAATCGGAACGCGAGGACGCGGTCGCCCGCGATCCGGCCGTCGTCTTGGACGACGAGCTCCGAGCGAGGCTCGGGAGTGAATCCCTTGATCGGGTAGCGGAAAAGCTCCGAGACGGCGGCCATCGCTCTAGCCTGCACCACGGAGAGGGATGCCGCCGGTCAGACCTTCTTCTTGGCGGCGCTCCGCCGGACAAGACCGAACACGACCGTGCCGACGAAGAGCACGATGCCGATGAGGCCCAGCCAGAAGAGACCCTCGAACGCGAAACCGACGATCGACAGCACCACCCAGATGACGAGCAAAATGATGAGAACTGTCCACATAGGCCTCACCCTACGCGGGATCGGGTGGAGTACATACCGTCACGCCTGACGGTAGTGGCGGACCCGCTCGTCGCGTTCGAGGAGGAACTCGTCGTCCTCTGGGTAGAACACCGCTCGCTCGATGTCGTCGCCGGCGAACGCGGTGATGGCCTCGAGGCTCTCCCACCTAGACACCGTCGTGATCTCGGTGCGACCCTCGCCAAGGTCGCGGGTGAGCAGCCACGCGTCGAGGTTGCCGGGCGTCGCCCGATAGGCGCTCATCCCGGTGCGCTCGACGTAGTCGGCGTACCGGTCGCGGTCCTCTGTGCG
This DNA window, taken from Microbacterium sp. MM2322, encodes the following:
- a CDS encoding MOSC domain-containing protein is translated as MAAVSELFRYPIKGFTPEPRSELVVQDDGRIAGDRVLAFRFADATEPEDADGLESWPKSRGLALMDFPSIARVRVAFDPQTGLVRMSEGDRLLAEAGLDEPGRRELEVAITAFLEQSSDARLLQRDGVLPLRLVGDGRSARFQDRARGYVSLHAAASVAAVAAVTPAPVDDRRFRSNIVVSGVAPWAELDWTGRVRIGEVAFDVQRPIGRCAAIAANPDTGQRDARLLRVLTAESGHDEPTLGILLLPADGGGVIRVGDDVIVEAD